Proteins from a single region of Dyadobacter fanqingshengii:
- a CDS encoding SDR family oxidoreductase has translation MDFTNKNVVITGGTTGIGLATAKAFINAGANVWITGRNADNLQKASTEINSPNLTIVVSDTSKLADISILEQAFSKNGNKLDVLFLNAGIGTFEPIEKVTEANFDAQFNTNVKGNFFTLQKLLPHLAEGASVLFTSSSAANAANLGTSVYSATKGAINKIAHIAANELAGRKIRVNIISPGAIATPGLDTVASTEAKEFLASVAALQRIGHPDEIAKTILFLASDAASFISGTEVTVDGGYHTYALK, from the coding sequence ATGGATTTTACAAACAAAAACGTCGTTATCACAGGTGGAACGACTGGAATCGGACTGGCGACAGCAAAAGCTTTTATCAACGCAGGGGCAAATGTTTGGATTACGGGAAGAAATGCAGATAATCTGCAAAAGGCCAGCACGGAAATAAACAGCCCGAATCTGACTATTGTCGTATCGGATACTTCAAAACTTGCAGACATTTCGATTCTGGAACAAGCATTCTCGAAAAATGGAAACAAATTGGATGTTCTTTTTCTAAATGCAGGAATTGGAACATTTGAGCCAATCGAAAAAGTCACCGAGGCCAATTTTGATGCACAATTCAATACCAATGTAAAAGGGAATTTTTTCACGCTACAAAAATTACTTCCCCACCTGGCAGAGGGCGCATCGGTATTGTTCACATCTTCATCGGCTGCAAATGCTGCGAATCTGGGAACGAGTGTATATTCCGCGACTAAGGGCGCAATTAATAAAATTGCTCACATTGCAGCTAACGAGCTGGCGGGAAGAAAAATCCGCGTAAACATCATCAGCCCGGGAGCTATTGCGACACCAGGTTTGGATACTGTCGCAAGTACCGAAGCGAAAGAGTTCTTGGCCAGCGTTGCCGCATTGCAAAGAATTGGTCATCCCGATGAAATTGCCAAAACAATATTGTTTCTGGCTTCTGATGCCGCAAGCTTTATTTCGGGAACTGAGGTCACAGTGGATGGTGGTTATCATACCTACGCATTAAAATAA
- a CDS encoding winged helix-turn-helix transcriptional regulator, whose translation MKTIERRSTCPINYSVEIFGDKWMLLLLRDIMFNGKNSFLEFRASDEKISSAVLTEKLNLLLDEGIVSKVTSPKNASKFLYLITDKGIELVPVMVEILTWGSRYNPDGGQKTWLDRIKQNKKKAIAELQDELRSQLHSHGLS comes from the coding sequence ATGAAAACTATAGAGAGAAGATCAACATGCCCCATCAATTATTCGGTGGAAATTTTCGGTGATAAATGGATGCTTTTGCTGTTGCGGGATATCATGTTTAATGGCAAAAATTCTTTCCTTGAATTTCGGGCCTCAGATGAGAAAATATCTTCGGCCGTTCTTACTGAAAAGCTGAACTTACTCCTTGACGAAGGAATTGTTTCCAAAGTCACTTCCCCTAAAAACGCTTCGAAATTCCTTTACCTGATCACTGACAAGGGCATCGAGTTGGTGCCGGTCATGGTGGAAATTCTTACCTGGGGCTCCCGCTACAACCCCGACGGCGGCCAAAAAACGTGGCTTGACCGGATCAAACAGAATAAAAAGAAAGCGATCGCGGAGTTACAGGATGAATTGAGAAGCCAGTTGCATTCCCATGGATTAAGTTAA
- a CDS encoding SDR family oxidoreductase, whose translation MILVTGATGQFGSKAIDHLLKRGIASSEIIALVRDTAKSEALREKGIETRVGDYANYDLLVQAFSGVDKLLLVSSNDRQAIENRTAHHINVIKAAKEANVKHIVYTSFVRKPDFENSAISVFQNSHVESEAFLMDSGIDYTILQNGIYLEMLPVFLGEKVVEKGTILFPARNGKASYVLREELAEAAAHILATDGHQNKLYQLTNTASVSFYDIATEITNVTGKEISYQSPPVEEFESMLKSFGVPDQYIGMFSMWAVALSQNTMDADDSTLERFLGRKPTTMKQFIDQVYGKAGFETAP comes from the coding sequence ATGATATTAGTTACTGGTGCAACCGGTCAATTTGGTTCAAAGGCCATAGACCATTTATTAAAAAGAGGAATTGCGTCCTCCGAAATTATCGCTTTGGTTAGAGATACAGCCAAATCAGAGGCTCTTCGAGAAAAAGGCATCGAAACCAGAGTTGGAGATTATGCTAATTATGACTTACTGGTTCAGGCTTTCAGCGGTGTAGACAAGCTACTATTGGTCTCTAGTAATGACCGGCAGGCTATTGAAAACAGAACAGCTCATCACATCAATGTCATCAAAGCCGCCAAAGAAGCTAACGTCAAACACATTGTTTACACCTCCTTCGTTAGGAAACCGGACTTTGAAAATTCGGCCATTTCGGTGTTTCAAAATTCGCATGTCGAGTCAGAAGCTTTTTTAATGGATAGCGGAATTGATTATACGATTCTTCAAAATGGTATTTATCTGGAAATGTTACCCGTATTTCTCGGCGAAAAGGTTGTAGAGAAGGGCACTATTCTATTTCCTGCAAGAAACGGTAAAGCCAGTTATGTACTTCGAGAGGAACTAGCAGAAGCCGCAGCTCATATTTTGGCTACGGATGGTCATCAAAATAAGCTGTACCAACTTACCAACACCGCTTCTGTGTCTTTTTATGATATAGCAACTGAAATAACCAATGTTACCGGGAAAGAAATTTCATATCAGTCTCCGCCCGTAGAAGAATTTGAATCAATGTTAAAAAGCTTTGGTGTACCAGATCAATATATCGGTATGTTTTCAATGTGGGCTGTGGCATTATCACAAAATACAATGGATGCAGATGATAGCACCTTAGAGCGCTTTTTAGGCAGAAAACCAACCACAATGAAACAGTTTATTGATCAAGTTTACGGCAAGGCTGGTTTTGAGACAGCCCCTTAG
- a CDS encoding winged helix-turn-helix transcriptional regulator, protein MSDFKDFIGSEKGPQCPRVYILALSDTLNVISGKWKLPIIAALLRGVNRFKDLLDSTEKITPRMLSKELKELEINSIVERKVYNQTPVLIEYRLTKSGKDIANVIDSMIDWGMIHRTQVITKTEAE, encoded by the coding sequence ATGAGTGATTTCAAAGATTTTATTGGAAGTGAAAAAGGCCCGCAATGTCCAAGGGTCTATATTTTGGCTTTATCAGATACATTGAATGTTATCAGTGGCAAATGGAAGCTCCCGATCATTGCAGCGCTCCTCCGGGGTGTAAACCGCTTTAAAGATTTGCTCGATAGCACGGAAAAGATAACGCCTCGAATGTTATCAAAAGAATTGAAGGAGCTTGAAATCAATAGTATTGTGGAGCGCAAAGTGTATAATCAGACACCAGTGCTGATTGAATACAGGTTAACAAAGTCTGGAAAAGACATTGCAAATGTGATCGATTCGATGATTGACTGGGGGATGATTCACAGGACACAGGTGATCACAAAAACCGAAGCAGAATAA
- a CDS encoding Crp/Fnr family transcriptional regulator has product MSKAKTLELHKDDYFSEAGKIPKLVGFLLEGVVRFCYYNNKGEEITQYFVDENNFVSDQQRFEAQVIASEYIQAVTSCKLLVFSKKDWDEIGNTIVGWNAITGLIMKNCLLKTIERRSPLVSEDATTRYLSFIEHFPGLVNRIPLSHIASYLGITQQSFSRIRKNIR; this is encoded by the coding sequence ATGAGCAAAGCAAAAACGCTGGAACTTCATAAGGATGATTATTTTTCGGAAGCCGGAAAGATCCCCAAGCTGGTTGGGTTTCTTCTTGAAGGTGTCGTTCGTTTCTGCTATTACAATAATAAAGGTGAAGAGATTACTCAATATTTCGTTGACGAAAACAATTTCGTTTCAGACCAACAAAGGTTTGAGGCACAAGTGATTGCTTCCGAGTATATACAGGCAGTTACCTCTTGTAAATTACTTGTTTTTTCAAAGAAAGATTGGGATGAGATCGGAAATACGATCGTTGGCTGGAATGCTATTACAGGTCTGATAATGAAAAATTGCTTGTTAAAAACGATCGAAAGAAGGAGCCCGTTGGTTTCAGAAGATGCAACCACCCGTTATTTATCGTTCATTGAACATTTCCCCGGTCTTGTCAATCGTATTCCGCTTTCTCACATCGCTTCTTACCTGGGAATTACACAGCAATCATTTAGTAGAATAAGAAAAAATATTCGTTAA
- a CDS encoding SDR family oxidoreductase, whose amino-acid sequence MSKKVVLITGTNSGFGWLTAHSVVALGHKVYATMRDTDGKNADKAKALSQLENVTVLDVSLTDETSVKNAFDSVTAKGTIDVLVNNAGAGMFGVAESSTTADVQRMFDVNVFAPWRLMKLVLPAMRKQSDGLIINISSGFGTVSFPFSTVYSASKFGLEGLSEGLHYELKPLGVDVAIIQPGTFPTEMSQKIQSGSDTSIVDEYKAISEYPNKMFAAIGQIFETVKPDPQDVADAVVQLINLPKGQRPLRTVVDPSTGELIKRANDAVHVEYAKALTAFGMEGLLSS is encoded by the coding sequence ATGAGCAAAAAAGTCGTATTAATAACAGGAACAAATAGTGGTTTTGGATGGCTTACCGCCCATAGTGTTGTCGCTTTGGGGCATAAAGTTTACGCTACAATGAGAGACACCGACGGGAAGAATGCTGATAAAGCAAAAGCCTTGTCGCAGCTAGAAAACGTGACCGTTCTGGATGTGTCGCTAACGGATGAAACAAGTGTAAAAAATGCTTTTGACTCCGTTACAGCAAAAGGAACGATCGATGTATTGGTCAACAATGCAGGTGCTGGAATGTTCGGTGTGGCTGAAAGTTCTACGACAGCTGATGTGCAGCGCATGTTTGATGTCAATGTTTTCGCTCCTTGGAGGCTGATGAAGCTAGTCTTGCCAGCTATGCGCAAGCAATCCGATGGTCTGATCATTAATATTTCAAGTGGATTCGGAACAGTTTCCTTTCCTTTTTCTACGGTGTATAGTGCTTCTAAATTTGGTTTGGAAGGATTAAGCGAAGGCTTACATTATGAATTAAAACCTTTGGGAGTGGATGTAGCCATTATTCAGCCCGGCACTTTCCCAACCGAAATGTCCCAGAAAATACAGTCTGGCTCTGACACATCGATCGTTGACGAATATAAAGCCATATCGGAATATCCAAATAAAATGTTTGCTGCCATCGGTCAGATTTTTGAAACTGTAAAACCTGATCCCCAGGATGTTGCGGATGCAGTGGTTCAGCTGATCAATTTACCAAAAGGGCAAAGGCCGCTAAGAACAGTTGTTGATCCCTCCACGGGAGAATTGATTAAAAGGGCCAACGACGCTGTCCATGTTGAATATGCAAAAGCTTTGACGGCATTTGGGATGGAAGGGCTGCTATCGAGTTGA
- a CDS encoding isochorismatase family protein, with protein MADIVKESGRKQLILCGLWTEVCVAMPAIQALSVGTWRRKRSIACLGIAASGDSCTRK; from the coding sequence GTGGCGGACATTGTAAAAGAAAGCGGTCGTAAGCAGCTGATCCTATGCGGTTTGTGGACAGAGGTGTGTGTTGCTATGCCTGCGATCCAGGCACTAAGCGTTGGAACATGGCGGAGGAAGCGGAGTATCGCTTGCTTGGGAATTGCAGCTTCTGGCGACTCCTGTACAAGAAAATAA
- a CDS encoding RNA polymerase sigma factor → MKQAKDLYDTYLSERWIMFCAGDITAYGDLVDYNFNSLYHYGTRFSPDKDLIKDCIQDLFMDIWEKRGKLDHIIAIKPYLFQSLRNNLIARLKKQSRFSNLSVNEELFSNDISPESKWITDEIDELNNSRLLNGIEALPKRQREALYLKYYEDLSHEEIAGIMGLQRQAVANYIHYGILKLREYWKYKTILLAMITDYMI, encoded by the coding sequence GTGAAACAAGCAAAAGATCTATACGATACTTATTTATCTGAGCGCTGGATAATGTTCTGCGCAGGGGACATTACGGCCTATGGCGACCTGGTAGACTATAATTTCAATTCGCTTTATCACTACGGCACGAGATTTTCTCCTGACAAGGATCTTATTAAAGATTGCATCCAGGATTTGTTTATGGATATCTGGGAAAAGCGAGGAAAACTGGACCATATCATTGCGATCAAACCCTACCTTTTTCAATCTCTGAGAAATAATTTGATCGCCAGGCTTAAAAAGCAATCAAGGTTTTCTAACCTGTCGGTCAATGAAGAATTGTTTTCAAACGATATATCCCCTGAATCGAAGTGGATTACGGACGAAATTGATGAACTTAACAATAGCCGGCTCTTGAACGGCATTGAAGCGCTCCCGAAAAGACAGCGGGAGGCACTTTACCTTAAATACTACGAGGACCTCTCGCACGAAGAAATTGCCGGGATTATGGGACTGCAACGCCAGGCGGTGGCTAACTACATTCATTATGGTATCCTGAAACTGAGGGAATACTGGAAATATAAGACAATCCTGCTTGCCATGATCACCGATTACATGATCTGA